GTGTCCGGGACGGCCTTCTCAGCGTTGGTGAGAGCAAAATCGGCTGTGAACCCTTCACAGTCAGCTAAAAGTAGGGGGTATTGAGGATCTGGCGACGGCTCTGGTtgagtggtgatgttgttgcgATAAAGGTGGACTCCAAAGGTAGCGGGATCGTCGCCGCCCTGTGAGACTGGCAACTCGTGCTTCTCAGGGCGGTCCAAGACGCTTTGTAACAGGTTGTACAACGCGTTCTCTCGACCCAAGGCGTCCGAGGAGTTTCCTGCTCTCTGCTCGGCTAGTCCGAGTAGAAGCATTGCCCTAACGACTGTGGACTTCCCAGCATATGTATTTCCAATGAACGACACGATGCTCGGATAATGGTTCCCTGTGATCCTGTTTCCAGTTTGATGAGGGTCGCAAAGACGTCGAAACCGGTCGTACAGCCAGAGTTCCGGCttgtcatcttcttcttttcccttcttGACGCTAAACCAGCGCGCAAGCTTATCGTGGCCATGGAGTGCTTTGATTTGAGCATCATCAAGGCCGGAACAGGTGATGGCCCTGATGAACATTTCTGCTGTCGGGTTggctggttgatgaagagcTTTGAGCTTCTCATTTGTGAATTGCTCGATGTGCTCGTTCCAACATGAGTGATGCTCAGAACAGGGAATGTTTCGGCAATCGTCAATAGTGCAAGAAATACAATAGGAGTCGTTGCATTTGATGCACCGCCGACCTATGGGCTTCCCATGATGGGGGCTGGAGGGCTTTTCGCACAGAAAACATTGCATTTTGAGTACCTTGCTGATGGCTGGTAATTGTAGTAAGCTGAAATGTTTGGGAATAAATTGGGTTTGTGAATGGTCTTCTTGGATTGAAGACAAGCGAAGCACACTGGTATAACAGTACTAAGATATGAAAAGGCCTCAATTTATACTACGGTAGATCATAAGGTACCCCCCTCTGGAACTGACCTGGTAGCCAAGATCATCCCGAAGAGGGGTGCATACCTACGACCGTGAAGACGATAAGAGAGAAACATAACCGGCGTGTCGAAGTGCATCTTGATTCGTGGGAACTGCGGTGATGTACTTAGGTACTATTGATAGCTGAGCCGCCACTGTGGTTCGCGGTCGACGCAGCCGGACATCAACGCCTTGCGCCAACTTTGGCTTGATACGGTTTTGTGGCTTGTTTCCACAGGAGTCATCACGCATTCATGTTCGATTCAAGGGGTTGGAGTGGCGGCCGCTCTGTCGAAATTCCAATTTCCCGAAAAGAACATGAGTCAGCGATATACAGGGACTAATTACATGAGGGATCTAAAGTCCGTCTCAAAATGATGCTCAGATCGTGGTCGTCTCTCGTGAGTCATTCAAGACTTTTGATTCAAACAACGACCTCCATTTCTAATTATACATTAAGCGCCTTTATCTGTTTAGAATCATCATTCACCGAACCAATTTCTGCACTCTGCCCAATCTCCAACTTTCGGCTCACTCCATTCAGTTCCACTGCCTTGGTGATGGGCCACGATCGTTGTCAAGTGTACTGAAGGGAATGCCACCTTCTATCGTATCATCTTCCCATGTGTGACGCTCCCGTGCCCGCAGGCGGTCTTGGATTGCCGGACTTCCATCCTTTCCAAACTTGAAGATGTTAGCCTGGCTCCAAGCTTTAGCAGCCCGTTTCTCTGTCTCATCTGATCGCATCCATTTCACTGCGAACATGATAGATCTGCCGATCATTAGAATTATAATGGTGCCCGAGAAGCTGTAGCCAAGACCGGCGAAGGCATCCTTCATTTGATTTCTAGTAACTGTCAGTAGCTGTGTCGTCTCTACGCTGGCCATAAAGCTTACCCGAGACGTTCAGACACCGATGCTGTCGTCAATACGGAGAAGCCGTCCGATTCAACAACCTCTTGACTGCATAGCTGTCAGATACAAGTCTTATCCGGTGTAGGTGACTGATTCTTCTCCTACCTCACGAAACACCCAGTCAGAAACATTCCGATGAAACCACTAACGGTGTGTATGAGAAACACTTTGAGCTCGTCATCCGGGAGATATTCAGAAGTGAGGGGTTTCAACATGTACACGACAGCACTTGAGACAATGCCGAATATGGCCGACGTAGAAGCAGGAACCTGGCATTGTTAGCTTAATACAAGATTGTCAAAGCCTTGAGATTCGCCACTAACATAACCGCTTCCTGGCGTGATGGCTACAAGCCCAGCGATAGCCCCATCGCAGAAGTGCACGGCAGTGAGCCTCCTAAACTCGCGCGGCTCATAATCGGCGCTCCTCATGTATATCTGTTTTAGAACCCAGTGAAGGAACACAGTGGTAGTACCGCCTGCACAAGCTGCCACGTGTGTGGCCAAGCATGCAGATACGGCCCGGTTGTTTGCCCCAAGTGCTGAACCCCCATTGAAACCGAACCTGTTGAATGTGTCAGATAGGGTCTGACAAGGGGAAGCTTTGGACTCCGCAAAGAAGAGCTCTGGGGGGGGGCTACATACCAGCCAAACCAAAGTAACCCGGTCCCAAAGATTGCTTGGTTGACGTCGTATACTTCGTAATCCCTTCCTGAAATGATGTCGGCCGGTTTGTACTCTGGGAGCCATGGTGAGGTGTTGAACAACCAGCTTTTGACCCACATGGCCGCTGCCCATGGGATGTTTTCATTGATACGTTTTTTCGTAACACTTGATAGGTGCAAGTAGGCCCTTTGCCACCCGTTGGACTCAAAGAAGTAAAAAATAGACATGGCGGCAACAGCGGCGCCGCTCGCTATGTGCACTGGGGTGCCGCCAGCAAAGTCCATACTGCCCAGTTGGTGAGACCAGCCCTCGCTGTACCAAGACCACCGAGCAATTGGACTGTAGATTACAGCTGACCATACGCTGACGAAAAGTAGGTACCTTGCTGAGTGCATCTTTTGCATTGTGCCTGCGCAGATGAGAGCAGCACTGGTTTAGGGTTAGCAAGTATCAGGTCTTGAACGGGCGATGGCGACGGCCTACGTAAAAGCTGCAAACATGCCCTGAAAGAGGGCAAAGGCTAGCTCTGGAAGATGCTGGACGGATGGTCCTTCACTGGTCGTGACTGATGACCCTTGGTTGGTTGAGTAGACATCGCTCGGCGACATCTGTAGACCATTTGCCGTTGACAGGCTGCCGAACCAAGTGTTTCCAGGAGTAAATGTCAAGGCGTAACCCCATAAGTACCACTGAATGTGTCGAGGTCAGACGACCTGTGAGGTGGGGAACAAATTGGAATTGCCGTACCTGGAAAGATATCATAGCACCAGTGAGCAGGGGCTGTTTGAACAAGGTGATGGCGAACAACCGGCTTCCAAGCCCAGAGTAAACCATAGAGATCGATATAACCATAAGAAAAACAAGAGCTGAGCATATCATCAGCCAAGCGATGTCAGCTTTCTGTTTGAGTCGGTTCGATATACTGATCAGCTTCCAGTCTCAAGGCGGTTTCTGCTCTGGCACAGCAACTTACATCAAAAGTGACATCGGCACGCGTCAAGATCGGAGCTGTCATCCTTTCCAGGTGAATCAGGTCGCCGCCCGTCTAGAATGTCAGCGCATGTGAACAACAGAAAACGAGGGTAAGAAGAGGGCCGCAATTTAATGGGATTTGGACATGATGACAGTCCGAGTCAAGCAAACCGGCCAGAGCAAAGATGTCATCCTTCTCAGAAACGCAGTGACGCGGCAGACGAGAGGACAGCCAGCTCGAGCCTTATGCAAAAGTCTTCCCAACCCGGATCGGGACCCGGGGTGTGAAGGCGTCAAAATACGATGCAGCGGGCGGCAAAGCGGTGGCTTGAGGTGTGATAGTTGCGATAAGGGATTGATTGGCCAGGAGACCGAGACTTCACGACAATATTAGCACAGCCGGCAACCAAACCGGTCCAGCTTTGACCAATTTCCGTTTCCacgaggtgggtgggtgtctCCTTTCAACCGAGTTTAAGGCGACCACTGCTTGCCCGCATTTCCCTCCTTGAAGAGCTCCGGATCAGAAcggatgaagaaggcgggGGCTGGTGCCACTGCCCACACCGAGATAGgcacccccaccaaaatcaaATATGCACGGTAtcggagggagggggagtccTCTGGACTTTGGTCTGCTCTGGCCCTTCCAAGCTGTGAGGCAcataggtacctacctaggtagtgTGGGTGAACAAAAAGCATCGATTCGACCCCTGGAATCCTGTAATGACCAACAGATAACACATCATGTCGCTCTGGCCATTTTCTCGCGATCGTTTTGACAGTGTCATAGATAGAAATGACCGCTCCCGTATGCAGCAGACTCCTCTTCCGACATGACGACAATCATACCGAGCGCCTCATCTCATGGTCTCCCGATGAGGTCACGCGCGTCAAGAAACGCAGCGCTTTCCTCAAGCGGCGCATAGTTTATCTCGAAGTCGACCGCTGGCGGAGACCAGAAGAGATAAGCTTCCAGAGACAGGGCGAACCTTCCCATCCAACATCCCTGACACCAGGTGTTAGTCTCAGCGACTTCAGGGGCTTTCTCCGTGATCTTGCTTCAACAGGGAATATTCCCAACACGTTTGAGCATCTTGTTCCCTTTTGCAAGTGCGCTTGGGTATGCGAATGCCCTCCCGACCCCGCCACCCTGCCCTTACAGATCTTCAGCCGCAAGCGTGGACCAGATGGACGTCGCGATGTTATAGCTTGCAAGTTTGACCCGATTTCGAGTGACGGTCGGCCTTGGGGTCTCACTCGGGAGTGCGAGGTCTACGATGGCGACACCTGCATGTGCAGCGCTGAGCTTGCCAACATATTCCTGTGGTTTGGCTGGGAGCATCATTTCAGAAAGCATTTGAAGTTGGCCATATGGACAGGAAGTAAAGAAAGCGTTGCTATCCTGACGCCCGTTGCGCCGCTCCAGAACCTTCAAGGTAAATACTTTGGGATTCATCTGCCAAAGACATACAACGTTATCTAACGACTCGATATGTAGATATCAGGGATCGTGAGATTCAGTCCATGAAAAGCGATCTTCGTCGATATTTGGACAGCAACCAAAGCGACTACAGGCACTGTGTCAAAGACTCCACCAAAGACGCCATTGAAAGATACCTCGCCAACATGGAGGATTTGCCCGCAAGAGTAGGGCGCACTTTGGAGAAGCTATTCACGGGGAGCGGCGAGATAAACGGCGCCGCTTCGACATCACCGACACGACCCTTCAACGAACACAGGGTTTCGCTCAGCCCTAGTGTGCCAACATCACTGAGTTCCGGGGGCAGCGGCGCCGAAAGTTCTGGGCCTGAATCGGCAAGCGGCTCTCAACCGGATCGTACAAGCTTGTACAACCCAGGGCTCCACGGCTACTACCATCCACATGCCGCCGGCGTTTACTATTCACAACCGGCC
The window above is part of the Podospora bellae-mahoneyi strain CBS 112042 chromosome 3, whole genome shotgun sequence genome. Proteins encoded here:
- a CDS encoding hypothetical protein (COG:P; EggNog:ENOG503NVB7), whose amino-acid sequence is MTAPILTRADVTFDKADIAWLMICSALVFLMVISISMVYSGLGSRLFAITLFKQPLLTGAMISFQWYLWGYALTFTPGNTWFGSLSTANGLQMSPSDVYSTNQGSSVTTSEGPSVQHLPELAFALFQGMFAAFTAALICAGTMQKMHSARYLLFVSVWSAVIYSPIARWSWYSEGWSHQLGSMDFAGGTPVHIASGAAVAAMSIFYFFESNGWQRAYLHLSSVTKKRINENIPWAAAMWVKSWLFNTSPWLPEYKPADIISGRDYEVYDVNQAIFGTGLLWFGWFGFNGGSALGANNRAVSACLATHVAACAGGTTTVFLHWVLKQIYMRSADYEPREFRRLTAVHFCDGAIAGLVAITPGSGYVPASTSAIFGIVSSAVVYMLKPLTSEYLPDDELKVFLIHTVSGFIGMFLTGCFVSQEVVESDGFSVLTTASVSERLGNQMKDAFAGLGYSFSGTIIILMIGRSIMFAVKWMRSDETEKRAAKAWSQANIFKFGKDGSPAIQDRLRARERHTWEDDTIEGGIPFSTLDNDRGPSPRQWN